The Aspergillus fumigatus Af293 chromosome 5, whole genome shotgun sequence nucleotide sequence GCTTGGGCCTCGTGCACATGCCTCAGATGTTCCCGAACTCCCATCGCGAGATCCATTCTATACACCAAAAGCCTCGAACTGGACCGACGAGAAAGTAGGCACGATTCTCGATTCTCGCAGGGTGACCATCGACCTGCCCATCTTACCAGGTGGTGAGATCGAGTTCGAGGCCTTCCAACTGCTCTACGTAACACAGGATCTCCACCAAGACAAGGCCACATCGGTCACGACCATTATTGTCCCGCAGGGAGCCAACACCAGCCGGATCCTGTCCTTCCAGATTGCCTACGACGCGCCCGACATCAATTGCTCGCCCTCCTACGGGCTGCAGAAAGATGCTAATAAGGCGGCGGCTGGGTGGTCTCTGAACCAAATGATCTTTGTCGCCGAGGCTCTGTCTGACGCCGGATCGCCGGTGCTGAATATCCCCGACTACGAAGGGTCGAACGCCGCATTCACCGTGGGGCCCCAGAGCGCCTACCAGACCCTGGATTCAATCCGCGCGGCGACGCAGTCCGGAGAGATTACGGGGATCGACCAAGACGCGGAGACCGTCTTGTTCGGCTACTCTGGCGGCGGCTACGCGTCCGAATGGGCCGTCGAGTTCCATCATGACTACGCGTCGGACGTGCATATCATCGGAGCTGCGATCGGTGGGCCGCCCCCGAATATTCTGAAAACGTACAAACATGTCAACGGGAAGCTTTCGACATTGAATGTCTGGGCCATGCTCGGTGTGATGAATGCAATTCCCGACATCGACAAATGGATGCGTGGGGATCTGAAGGACGAACACCAAGAGCAGTTCCTCGGTGCCCTTCAGCGGTGCAGTGAGCCTGAAGTCAAGCCCCCGAAGATCCCTACCTGGGCCAACCTCAACGACTGGTTCGAAAACGGGGACGAATTCTTGACCAGGTTCGAGTCGAATCTTACAGAGATTGGCGTCATGGGAAACCGTATCACGGAAAAGACAGCGCCCAAGTTCCCTCTGTATATCTATCAGGGCGCATTGGACCTCATCACAGCTCCGTATAAAGATACAGAAGACCTGAAGGAAAAGTTCTGCCAACATGGAACGCCTGTCGTCCTCGTCAAGTGGGCGGGGATGGGCCACGGTGGTACTCTTTTTGCTGGTACTACCTGGGCCATGAAATGGATCAAGAAGGTTTTCAATCGCGATGAAATTCAAAACGGCTGTTACGAAGAAGAGCGCGAGGTGGGTTTCGGTGCCAGAGATCTCGCTGGATTATTTGGAGACCTTTACGATGATGGCGAGCTTTCTACTGGCAGACGGCTTGATTGGGGGGACGACGAGGGTCTGCTTTCTATCCAGGATGGAGCACGGCCAGTGGATGTATTCCAGAGGCCAGAGCTGTGACATGCATCTCTAAAGTATGCCGACTGATTAGCCATGAGTGTAGCGATGGAATAGTCTGTTGATGAGGTCTTGTTGAGAGTTAGGGCAGAGAATGTGTTTGGATATCTCTCAGTGTGAAGTGAGCTGGCAGATGCTTGCTCCAGCTGCTGTCGACCAGGGTTATATTTCACTTTAACCAATGTTTATCTGAAAGGAGGGGCTATATCTTCAGTCTTTCTTGAATGAATCCATTGTACCGTAGAGCTCTCTCGGCCAGCTTATTGAAAAAGCAGCTCGAACCATACCTGTGCTGCTCACCCGACTTCGCCAGATACTGTTGACAGAGGTTCGTGAAGAGTGGGCAGGCGAGAGGACACGCCACACGGTCTTGGTGGCccatctgcagcaacagTCTCCGTTCTGGATATCTGATATTCCCCATTAGTAGAGACAATGTCAAAGCCTATCTTCCTGTGCGCATCTGTATTATCACTGCGCTAGGGGTCGGACGGCCTGGTGTATTCTTAGAACCTTCTTCATTGGAGTCGGCATAAATCATATTTTTAAACTAGCTATAGTGCGGTCTCTGCGTCATTGCTTTTTACCTGCTGCGTGTCCATGGAGCTTCTGCCATCTATAACTAACAAGATTAGTAAATGGGCTGCGACAGCGCCACTGCAACTGAGCTGCTAAGATTGGCCAGAGCTGAATAGAAGCTGTTTTCAGTCCCAAAACATGATTATATCACTAAATCTGATTACTCTTGCGTTGTGAACATTGCAAGTACTCctggcctagaatatggcagttACTACAGCACAGAGGGGCCTATTATGGGTATTAAAACTACTCTCCAGGGATATGGGATAGCTCTATTAACCTAACTCCTGCACTCAATAAACTCCTGCCCTTCCTAGATAGAGCACCCCTCTAGCGCTTCTACCTTCGTCCTAGATTACTTCTCTTCGAAGCTGTTCTGATACAATTGATAGATCCTAGACTTCTGATTGCAAATTCGGACTCGAAATTGCAGTGATTCGGTTCCAACTGGGCTGCACCCGCCCGAACTCGGATCGAATGCAACTGTAGTTCagatatggagaagaaggaagtctCAATGTCTCGGCCAGGAGAAAATAGATGCATCGAGACTCTCTCAGGTCTCTGATGCGACCATTATCGTTTTCAACACTTAGCACCGGGAATGACTCCCAGGTCCGTGATGGACGGGTTGATACATGGATGAAACATGTATGTTTCGACTTTGAAAGCTGTCTTGAAAGTTGTCGCCTGACGGTAAGGCTACTCCTGCACATTCTGGGAAGATAGATTGCAAGTAGATTGCTCATATTCGGTCCAGGTGGAGATTGCCAATCCGCATCCGCTCGGAAAGACCCGCTGATCAACCACAGGACGTCATGGCTTTGAGTGGTTCGTGTTGAGGAGTTTTACGAAGGGCGAGTGGGGGCAGCAGTGAGAACACAGACATTATCTACTTCTAACAGAGTTACAGAGGGAGTGTCTGACGAATgtctgattgattgataCTGTCCAACCCTTTCTGAAACAGACGAACCATCAGGCTGATTCATCCTCCCTCTTCTCGCACGATCATCGATCCCTATTTGTTCGAGTGCAGCGCCATCAGCGTGTGCGCCATTTTCCTCCGCAAGCGCCCACTGAGGATTCTGCTCCGGTCAGCCACAATGTAAACTC carries:
- a CDS encoding putative lipase; translation: MRILTSFFPILMLGPRAHASDVPELPSRDPFYTPKASNWTDEKVGTILDSRRVTIDLPILPGGEIEFEAFQLLYVTQDLHQDKATSVTTIIVPQGANTSRILSFQIAYDAPDINCSPSYGLQKDANKAAAGWSLNQMIFVAEALSDAGSPVLNIPDYEGSNAAFTVGPQSAYQTLDSIRAATQSGEITGIDQDAETVLFGYSGGGYASEWAVEFHHDYASDVHIIGAAIGGPPPNILKTYKHVNGKLSTLNVWAMLGVMNAIPDIDKWMRGDLKDEHQEQFLGALQRCSEPEVKPPKIPTWANLNDWFENGDEFLTRFESNLTEIGVMGNRITEKTAPKFPLYIYQGALDLITAPYKDTEDLKEKFCQHGTPVVLVKWAGMGHGGTLFAGTTWAMKWIKKVFNRDEIQNGCYEEEREVGFGARDLAGLFGDLYDDGELSTGRRLDWGDDEGLLSIQDGARPVDVFQRPEL